ACCGAAGGCCCGGCGCCGCGCGCAATCGCTGCGGCGCTACTGGTTTACCGCATGACGCGGTATGGGCACGGAGAGCGGGTCGCAGGCGCGACCCGGCCCCCTAGCGATCGCGGATCAGCGCGTCGCAATCTGCGGCGCGAACCGTGCGAGGGCGCGCTCCGCGAGCGCATGCGACGACACCACCGCGCCCGACGGTGTATCCAGCGCTACCGCCGGCTTGTCGAGGACCGCGGCGTAGAGCGCCTTGGCCTGCGCGTCGCGCCCGGTCTGTCGATACACGGCGGCGAGGTTCAGCATCAGCTCGGGACGATCGGGGAAGATGCGCCGCTCGGCGACGATCCGCTGCTCCGCCGCGGGCATGTTGCCGGCCGCGATCTGCGTATAGCCGGTACGTTCGGCTGCCAGTGCGGGCGTCGCCGCGCCGGCGAGGGTGAGCACGATCAGGGAAAATCCACGCATGTCCGGTCTCCTCACGACCTTCCTGATCGGAAGGTTTCACTTTTGTGACACTGGTGTGTCACTTCCGTGACTGTCATGCAAGGGGC
This sequence is a window from Sphingomonas ginsenosidivorax. Protein-coding genes within it:
- a CDS encoding tetratricopeptide repeat protein; translation: MRGFSLIVLTLAGAATPALAAERTGYTQIAAGNMPAAEQRIVAERRIFPDRPELMLNLAAVYRQTGRDAQAKALYAAVLDKPAVALDTPSGAVVSSHALAERALARFAPQIATR